A genomic window from Hypomesus transpacificus isolate Combined female chromosome 15, fHypTra1, whole genome shotgun sequence includes:
- the LOC124477891 gene encoding centrosome and spindle pole associated protein 1-like, translating to MRLLPGAFQHGGLQGPLQTLFQKVQREISPPIPTLQKRHRAPQSTSSPPSMDSRRSTSSMSQTAKNKELVRLAKEKNKKKAEEEEIAAGRTRYEKERQARIQEMRREISTPIPTLQKRHRATPSTPSPPSMDSKCPTTPMSKGSLSGLQSQTASVPAVRKELRAAGCLPEYEREVLCKLSAIRKKLLREQKRAEGQMMRSE from the exons ATGAGGCTGCTACCAGGGGCGTTTcaacacgggggcctacaggggcca ctccagaCGCTCTTTCAAAAG GTGCAAAGGGAGATCTCGCCTCCCATCCCCACGCTCCAGAAGAGACACAGGGCCCCCCAGTCCACCTCCAGTCCCCCCAGCATGGACAGCAGACGATCTACCTCCTCCATGTCT CAAACGGCcaaaaacaaggagctggtccgtCTCGCCAAGGAGAAGAACAAGAAAAaggcggaggaagaggagattgctgctgggaggacgcgctatgagaaagagagacaggcgcGCATTCAAGAG ATGCGAAGGGAGATCTcgacccccatccccaccctccagaagagacacagGGCCACCCCGtccacccccagtccccccagcatggacagcaaatgccccaccacccccatgtcT AAGGGTTCTCTTTCAGGGCTCCAATCCCAGACAGCTTCTGTCCCAGCTGTTAGGAAGGAGTTGAGagctgcag gctGCCTACCAGAGTACGAGAGGGAAGTCCTCTGTAAATTGTCTGCAATCCGTAAAAAGCTGCTCAGAGAGCAGAAACGGGCGGAGGGCCAGATGATGCGCTCAGAGTGA